In Candidatus Defluviilinea proxima, a single genomic region encodes these proteins:
- a CDS encoding 1-acyl-sn-glycerol-3-phosphate acyltransferase, translating into MKYILRWLVRVVFNLAAHVEVTGYEHLPKDGSFVVATNHLGIIDAPMAFYALNRWDMFVVIGEKWNEVAFLRWLGKYFNFIYIDRFNPDIKALRKIIDLMKEDNILVIAPEGTRSRAGSLIEAKPGVSYLATKLNRPIIPVALTGTEDKVLFGNLKRLKRTHVTITAGPAFTLPPLPKEGRDEALKQYTDEIMCHIAAILPENYRGVYAEHPRLKELL; encoded by the coding sequence ATGAAATATATTCTTCGTTGGTTGGTTCGTGTCGTTTTCAATCTAGCCGCGCACGTGGAAGTTACGGGATACGAACATCTTCCCAAAGATGGGAGTTTTGTCGTCGCCACAAATCATCTTGGCATTATAGATGCGCCGATGGCGTTCTATGCGCTCAATCGCTGGGACATGTTCGTAGTGATCGGTGAAAAATGGAACGAGGTCGCGTTCCTGCGCTGGCTCGGAAAGTACTTCAACTTTATTTATATTGACCGCTTCAACCCTGACATCAAAGCCCTTCGTAAAATCATAGACCTGATGAAAGAAGATAATATCCTTGTGATCGCCCCCGAGGGAACACGTAGCCGCGCGGGTTCATTGATCGAAGCGAAGCCGGGTGTCAGTTATCTGGCGACCAAATTGAACCGTCCCATTATCCCTGTCGCGCTGACAGGTACAGAAGACAAAGTGCTATTTGGGAATCTGAAACGTTTGAAGCGCACTCATGTGACCATCACCGCTGGCCCGGCATTCACCCTTCCCCCACTGCCCAAAGAAGGACGCGACGAAGCGTTGAAACAATATACAGATGAGATCATGTGCCACATTGCGGCAATCCTGCCCGAGAACTATCGCGGAGTATATGCAGAGCATCCGAGACTGAAAGAGTTGTTGTAA
- a CDS encoding 1-acyl-sn-glycerol-3-phosphate acyltransferase, whose protein sequence is MNYKTLRSIVRFIMKLIATIEVHGMEKLPAGNAIVASNHLGRLDTAVLLCVLDREDIIMAIAEKYKNHPFFGTIGRAANAIWLNRFETDFSAMRQILERMKQGGLFVIAPEGTRSKTEALQVGKMGAVFLASKSGYPVLPVALTGTEDRGVVENLKHFRRTKIVVRGDDPFYVDIPKGTGREEAMQKATDEIMCRIGAMLPEKYRGVYAEHPRLKELLRP, encoded by the coding sequence ATGAATTACAAAACACTACGCTCCATCGTCCGATTTATTATGAAGTTAATTGCCACGATTGAAGTGCATGGTATGGAAAAATTACCGGCTGGAAACGCGATCGTGGCGTCCAATCATTTGGGCAGACTTGATACTGCCGTGCTATTATGTGTGCTCGACCGTGAAGACATTATCATGGCCATCGCAGAAAAATACAAGAACCATCCATTCTTCGGCACGATCGGGCGTGCCGCCAATGCCATTTGGTTAAACCGCTTTGAAACAGATTTTTCTGCAATGCGCCAGATTCTTGAGCGAATGAAACAAGGCGGCTTATTCGTTATCGCACCCGAAGGGACAAGGTCCAAGACGGAGGCGCTTCAAGTGGGAAAGATGGGTGCGGTTTTCCTCGCAAGCAAAAGCGGATACCCGGTCCTGCCAGTGGCACTGACCGGGACAGAAGATCGCGGTGTGGTTGAAAATCTCAAACACTTCAGAAGGACAAAGATCGTGGTGCGCGGCGATGATCCTTTTTATGTTGACATTCCCAAAGGCACCGGGCGCGAAGAAGCGATGCAGAAAGCAACCGATGAGATCATGTGTCGTATCGGAGCAATGTTGCCTGAGAAGTATCGCGGAGTGTATGCAGAACATCCGCGCTTGAAAGAATTATTGCGTCCATGA